A stretch of DNA from Candidatus Zixiibacteriota bacterium:
GCGTCGCGCCCGCGCGCAAATACTCCGTCTTGCCGCGCTCCCCCAGCAACAGGCTGATCGCCCCCGCAATCAACGACTTGCCCGCGCCGGTCTCGCCGGTGATTGCCGTCAGACCCGGCTCCAGCTCGATCGCGATGCCGGACACGACCGCGAAATTCTTGAGTGTCAATCGTGATAGAATAATCATGTACCAGAAACTGCGCCCTGGGTCGCGGCGCCCTGGGAAGGAATCTACGTCGTGGCCGCGCGCGGATCAAGCTGATCTCGCGCCGCCGCCAGCAATTTCGGATAGAGATGCAGCGCCAGCGCGCCCCCCGCGATCACGCCGGTCGCCGTCCGCAGGAAATTCGCCGCTCCCGTCGCAGCGCTCAGGTCCAGCAGAGCGTCCGCCAGCATCGGTAAGCACAGTATTGCCGTCGCCTTCCAGTCGAGACTCCGCGTAATCGCCTTCAGCAGAACCGCGATCGAGACCAAAGCCAGCGTTCCGTAGAATCCGGTGCAACGTGCGCAGAGAATCAGCGTTTCATCGCCGCACGTCAACGAGCGCTCCGGCAACTGGTGGCAGAAATGCCCGTAGATGCCCCGCAAGAATTGCGCCGCCCCTTCAGCGCCGATCGCCGCCAACACCGCCGCCGCGACCATCCCGCCGCAGTACGCCGCTAACAGC
This window harbors:
- a CDS encoding DUF2085 domain-containing protein, with protein sequence LLAAYCGGMVAAAVLAAIGAEGAAQFLRGIYGHFCHQLPERSLTCGDETLILCARCTGFYGTLALVSIAVLLKAITRSLDWKATAILCLPMLADALLDLSAATGAANFLRTATGVIAGGALALHLYPKLLAAARDQLDPRAATT